The following is a genomic window from Hyphomicrobiales bacterium.
GGCTTTGGGCTGCTCGCGGTCGTGCTGGCCGTCGGCCGCTACTATTGGTGGTTCGAGGCGCCGTGGATCGGTGTCGCGCTTGCGGTTGCCGTGATGGCGATCGCTTGCGCCGCCGCCATAGAGATCAATCGCGACACGCCGCTCATCAATATCCGTTGGCTGACCAGTCCCGAGATCCTCCATCTCACGCTGACGTTGCTTGTTTTTCGTATGGTCCTGACCGAGCAGACATCGGGTGCGCTGGCGCTTTTCCAGGGGCTCGGCCTCTTCAACGAACAGAGCCGCCATCTATATCTCGTCATCCTCGCGGCATCCGTCGCGGGCGGACTGGTTTGCGGCGCGATGCTCAAGATCGAGCGCGTGCATCCCATGCATGCAGTCGCACTCCTCTGCATCGCAGTCGGAGCCTATATGGACGGCCACGCGACCAGTCTGACGCGACCTGGGAACATGTACGTCAGCCAGGCGCTGATCGCGTTCGGGGGCGCATTGTTTCTGCCGCCGGCCATGCTGGCGGGGCTGATGAAGACCTTGAAGCAGGGGCCGATGTTCATCACCAGCTTCCTTGTCGTGTTTCTGTTCACGCAAAGCCTTGGCGGTCTGATCGGCTCGGCGGCTTTCGGGTCGTTCATCATCGTCCGCGAGAAGTTTCACTCGGCGCATCTCGTCGAGCGCATCGTAATGACGGACCCACAGGTTACAGAGCGCGTGCGCCAGCTCGCTGGCGCATTCGGCAAGGTGCTGACGGACGGCCAGCTCCTCAATGCCGAGGGACTGGCGATCTTGTCTCAGCAGGTCACGCTCCAGGCGACCGTGCTGGCCTATAACGATGCCTTCCTCCTCATCTCAGCTCTCGCAGCGGCCGCTTTCACGGTGGTCCTCGTCCAGATGGGGCTCTCCTCTGTCCGCGGCTGGCTTGCGACACGCCGCGCCGCTCACGCCTGACCATATGGATCGAGAAACCTAGAAGATCATGTCCATGTCACACGTCATTCGGGCCAGTGCCGCCATCACGGTCGGTATCGTTGGTGCCTTGCTGATCCTCCAATCCT
Proteins encoded in this region:
- a CDS encoding MFS transporter; translation: MSASAEQATPVGAAQHRAAPAPALADGDAAPGESQQPQPAAAPPAPPPPTLSRAAIFMAASTLLWLTQGLGMNLVAANTPQIQGSLGATLTETNWLIAAYMAPNVSFTILLTKIRTQFGLRRFTEISIVVFVLTSLLHLFIYDLWSALPVRFLAGAAAAPISTLGFLYMLEAFPPAKKLNWGLSLALMLSSATPTIARLISPYLLDLGQWRHLYLMEIGLALIALPVVYLLPLTPIPHAKVLHWKDFITYPLIALGFGLLAVVLAVGRYYWWFEAPWIGVALAVAVMAIACAAAIEINRDTPLINIRWLTSPEILHLTLTLLVFRMVLTEQTSGALALFQGLGLFNEQSRHLYLVILAASVAGGLVCGAMLKIERVHPMHAVALLCIAVGAYMDGHATSLTRPGNMYVSQALIAFGGALFLPPAMLAGLMKTLKQGPMFITSFLVVFLFTQSLGGLIGSAAFGSFIIVREKFHSAHLVERIVMTDPQVTERVRQLAGAFGKVLTDGQLLNAEGLAILSQQVTLQATVLAYNDAFLLISALAAAAFTVVLVQMGLSSVRGWLATRRAAHA